The region TTCCTTGAAGAAGACAATTAAACCAAATTTATTTCCACGTTGCTCCTGACAATTTTGGAATGAATAACAAAGTGTGTTCCTTCGTTGGGATGAAGGGTAGACTAACATGACAGGAATCCCAAATATTGGGACATTGTTCGGAACGCCAACTCCGTTCCAGTTGGCTGTTCAATTTCTGACTTAGATCCACAAAACCATCgttctcttagttttaaatttattttatttttcaacttAACTAGAAATCAGGGAAAGGAAGCCTCACTCTTCACTCCTCGTCCGAGTCGTTCTGGTTGGAGGGCTTCAGGCTCCCGAAGACCTTGGCCGGAATGGCCTTTTGTTCGAAGCGCAGTTTCTTCATGATCAGGCCCTCGCTGTCGGTTTTTGTGGCCGTTTCGGTGGCGTTCTCGTTTGGTTcgtcttcctcctcctcctcctcttcgtcCTCATCGCTCTCGCCGAGGTCTATCTCGTCGGGATTGACCACCGTGTTCTCCTTGTTCTTGGCCCCACCCTGGGTCTCACCGCGCACAAACATGATATTGGAGGCTGCCTTTTCGGGGGGCTTCTGCTTGGCCTCTGCAGCCGCCTGTCGCGTCTTCTCGTCCAGCAGGCGCATGGCATCCGGCTCGGCTCCATTACCAGCTCCGCCATCGGCAGCTCCGTTGTTCAGGAACTGGGCGGCCATCATGTTGACCTGGGTGTTGTAGGTGGCTTGCACGGAGCGCTTGATGCGCAGCATCTCCCGCATCGTGTCCTCGTTGCCGTGTCGCACCTCGAACTCCTTCCAAGTCTGCCAGAAGTCAGCGGTAATGCGAGGATCACAAACCTAAAAGAAACGGTTATGGGTTGATTTGGAGGATCTTAAGAGGAAGAATGAGTGACCCTACCTGCGAGCAATGGGCGTAGATGGCTCGGGCTCGATCCACCTCACCCAGCTTGGTCTCCAGCTCTGCAAACTTGACGCACATGTGCCGCATGTGCTGCTCCGGCAGCGCTTCGATGGCCTTCTCGTAGATCTCCCGGGTACGCGGCAGACCATAGATCTCTGCCGCCTTCTTCACAAAGATGTTGTACATGTCGAACATCTCTTCCTCCTTCACGGCGGACGTGGCCCGATCGTAGACTGTCATGGCGTGCCTGGCAAGGCCATGCTGCTCCTCCAGCTTGGCGTAGAGCAGGTAAAAGTACTTGGCGTGCTCGGGGGGGCAATGGTCCAAGCACTGCTCGAAGAGATCCCTCGCCCGCTCCAGCTTGGTGCCGCCGTACCGCTCCAGGAACTTGGTTAGGTACGAGTTCCATATGTCATACACGTTTGGCCACTTGAACAGAGCGATGCCCTTCTCGTAGGCGCGATAGGCTTCCTCAAAGTAGTTGTGCTCCTCCAGGAACATTCCGTAGTTGATTATGATCTGCGGAGTACAGATCTTCAGATCGATGATCCGCTCGTAGACTGCCTTGCACGTCTTGAACGTGCCGAAGGACTCCTCCAAGTCGGCGTACATGGACCACACCTTCAGCGATCGGTGGAGCCGCGCCTGCACCGTTTCCGTGTCGTCGTGGTAGGCTATCTTCCGCTTGGGCATGGCCGTGGCCCGTTGCATCAGCTTCAAGGCAGCCTCGAACTGCTGCTGGCGCAGCTCCATCTCAGCCCACTCGCACCACACAGCAGCTAGATCCTCGACCTTGACGTACTCCACTTCGGTGCCCCGCTCGAAGACAACGCGAGCATCCTCCACCTGGCCGTTGGCCTCGTAGAACTTGGCAAACTCCACCCAGAGAGTGTGCAGCTTGCCCACCGCCTGCTTGGGCTGCACCGTCTGCACGGCCTCCGTGTATGTGGAAATGATCTCGGCTGGCTTGTCCTCGTACAGAGTGACCCGTTTGTGCCACTCGTGGACATTGTGCGGATTCTGGCGCAGCAGAACACTATTGAGCAGCAGCAACCGTCGCTCCATTAGGTACTCGAACCGCGACAGCCTCAGCTCCACATCGATGTCATCCTCCTCTGTGGCTGTCTCACTCTCCGCCACCTGCTCCATGCGCTTGTTCAGGGACAACTCCTCGAACTGGGCGTACTCATCGAAGACCTGGGTAAAGTCTCTGACAGTGGTCACCGTTTGGATGGCTTCCTCGTAGATGTCCCTCGCCCTGTCGAACAGACCCGAGCGCACATAGTAATC is a window of Drosophila bipectinata strain 14024-0381.07 chromosome 2R, DbipHiC1v2, whole genome shotgun sequence DNA encoding:
- the fand gene encoding pre-mRNA-splicing factor syf1 homolog, with protein sequence MAAATSQALNIEIKFDEEDVPYEEEILRNAYSVKHWLRYIDHKAKAPNNGVNQVYERALKELPGSYKIWHNYLRTRRKQVRGKIPTDPMYEEVNSAFERSLVFMHKMPRIWMDYGAFMTSQCRITRTRHVFDRALRALPVTQHARIWPLYLQFVRRFDMTETALRVYRRYLKLCPEDAEEYVDYLQESGHLDEAAQQLANIVDNESFASKHGKSNHQLWNELCDLISKNPHKVHSLNVDAIIRGGLRRYTDQLGHLWNSLADYYVRSGLFDRARDIYEEAIQTVTTVRDFTQVFDEYAQFEELSLNKRMEQVAESETATEEDDIDVELRLSRFEYLMERRLLLLNSVLLRQNPHNVHEWHKRVTLYEDKPAEIISTYTEAVQTVQPKQAVGKLHTLWVEFAKFYEANGQVEDARVVFERGTEVEYVKVEDLAAVWCEWAEMELRQQQFEAALKLMQRATAMPKRKIAYHDDTETVQARLHRSLKVWSMYADLEESFGTFKTCKAVYERIIDLKICTPQIIINYGMFLEEHNYFEEAYRAYEKGIALFKWPNVYDIWNSYLTKFLERYGGTKLERARDLFEQCLDHCPPEHAKYFYLLYAKLEEQHGLARHAMTVYDRATSAVKEEEMFDMYNIFVKKAAEIYGLPRTREIYEKAIEALPEQHMRHMCVKFAELETKLGEVDRARAIYAHCSQVCDPRITADFWQTWKEFEVRHGNEDTMREMLRIKRSVQATYNTQVNMMAAQFLNNGAADGGAGNGAEPDAMRLLDEKTRQAAAEAKQKPPEKAASNIMFVRGETQGGAKNKENTVVNPDEIDLGESDEDEEEEEEEDEPNENATETATKTDSEGLIMKKLRFEQKAIPAKVFGSLKPSNQNDSDEE